A DNA window from Candidatus Angelobacter sp. contains the following coding sequences:
- the lepB gene encoding signal peptidase I: MELQDREAKGIRCGGLGLIKPETRRGYILLCTLLWSTITFLLAQHFVLSTVVVEGESMLPTLKPGNYCLVNCWLPFFRGYRRGDIVVVRDRERGELMIKRVVGLPSDSIQVRRGQVYINGRPLTEAYLPTQTYTAPREMGNRTFAIARDCYFVLGDNRPVSDDSRSYGAVNRSDLVGLVSR; this comes from the coding sequence ATGGAACTTCAAGACCGGGAAGCGAAGGGAATCAGGTGCGGCGGCCTTGGCCTGATCAAGCCGGAAACGCGGCGGGGCTACATCCTCCTGTGCACCCTCCTTTGGTCCACCATCACATTCCTACTCGCCCAACACTTCGTGCTTTCGACGGTCGTGGTGGAGGGGGAAAGCATGCTGCCCACATTGAAACCCGGCAATTATTGCCTGGTCAATTGCTGGCTCCCGTTCTTTCGCGGCTATCGGCGCGGCGATATTGTGGTCGTGCGCGACCGCGAACGGGGAGAACTCATGATCAAACGGGTCGTCGGCCTGCCATCGGACTCCATTCAAGTGCGGCGTGGCCAGGTTTACATCAATGGACGCCCGCTGACCGAGGCTTATCTGCCGACCCAGACCTACACCGCCCCCAGGGAAATGGGAAACCGCACCTTTGCGATCGCCAGGGACTGCTATTTTGTGCTGGGCGACAACCGGCCCGTCAGCGACGACAGCCGTTCCTATGGCGCCGTCAACCGCAGTGATCTCGTCGGTCTGGTTTCCCGGTAA